A stretch of DNA from Peribacillus asahii:
GTCAACTGGTTGTTCTGGCTCCGGTTGTGGGTCGATTGGGTCAACTGGTTGTTCTGGCTCCGGTTGTGGGTCGACTGGGTCAACTGGTTGTTCTGGCTCCGGTTGTGGGTCGATTGGGTCAACTGGTTGTTCTGGCTCCGGTTGTGGGTCGATTGGGTCAACTGGTTGTTCTGGCTCCGGTTGTGGGTCGACTGGGTCAACTGGTTGTTCTGGCTCCGGTTGTGGGTCGATTGGGTCAACTGGTTGTTCTGGCTCCGGTTGTGGGTCGACTGGGTCAACTGGTTGTTCTGGCTCCGGTTGTGGGTCGACTGGGTTAACTGGTTGTTCTGGCTCCGGTTGTGGGTCGACTGGGTCAACTGGTTGTTCTGGCTCCGGTTGTGGGTCGACTGGGTTAACTGGTTGTTCTGGCTCCGGTTGTGGGTCGACTGGGTCAACTGGTTGTTCTGGCTCCGGTTGTGGGTCGACTGGGTTAACTGGTTGTTCTGGCTCCGGTTGTGGGTCGACTGGGTCAACTGGTTGTTCTGGCTCCGGTTGTGGGTCGATTGGGTCAACTGGTTGTTCTGGCTCCGGTTGTGGGTCAATGCTTACTATTAAATTATTATCCTCATTTTGATCCATTTGCCCTCCATCAAAAGCAAATTGACCATCATTATTAACCTTTGTTGCGATTGCTTTCACATTATTAAACGCATATTCCTTAACATCTTCCTCGTTCTTATAAGCAAATAAGTCAGTGTAATTAACTTTTTCATCTTCAGCATTATTAAACACATATATATTAACATTTTCCTCATTCTTATAAGCAAATACATCAGTATAATTAACTTCTTCATTTTCAGCAGCACGTTCTACTAAATTATCAAACTTATCTTCTACCTCTTTATCAATTTCCTTTTCTTTATTCTTTCCTTTTAAATTATCTTCTTCATTAGGTTTAATTTCACTTATATTTGTATCTGCTTTTTTACTAACTTGCTTACTATCATTTTTATCTAACACAGTATCTATTGTCATATAAGCCCCAATAGAAACTCCTGTTACAACAGCAGCAGCAATGCCGATTTTTTTAACATTATTATTTACAGGTGCCATCTTTTCACTCCCTAAAAATCCATTTTTCTTTTTATATTTATATTGTAATTCAATAAAGTATGATTGTAAACTAAATAACAGTAAGAAACCCTAAAAATAGCTATTTTCGGCTATAAAATGAGGTCAAAATGCTTATAAAAAAATTAATCAAAAACAATAATTATTGATTAATAAAATGATATAAATGTAGCTGTTAAAAATGGTTTGATTTGTTGTTTAAGGATTCTTAGTTCAAATTAACTGATATAATAGACACATATAAGATATAGCATACAGAAGGAAACAATACGGTAAAGGAAAACTCAGGTCTTGAAGAGGAATTTTGGAAAATGACAGATAAATTACGTGGGTCAATAGACTTTGCTTATCGATAAAAACATGAGTAAAACTGAACTAAAAGATGCTGCGAAAGTAAGTAGCAACGTCATCGCAAAAATGGGGAAAAATCAGTCTGTGTCCATTGAGTCAATTATAAAAATTTTCCTTACTCTGAGAGTTGACATCGACGACGTAGTATCAATTGTAAAAGACTAGAGAATAAATTGGAGGAGATGTTGTTATGGCAAAAGTAACTCCTAATAAAGACCAACAAAAGGCAATCGATACGATAGATGGACCAGTATTGATTTCGGCCGGACCCGGCACAGGGAAGACGGCCACGCTAGTTAATCGATATGCCAATATGGTGAATAATCATCGCATCAAACCTGAGAATATCCTGATGGCGACTTTTACGGAAAAAGCAGCAAAGGAAATCATCACGCGTATTTCTTCTGTAATTCCAGATTTTGATTTGAATGATGTTTATATTGGAACCTTCCATTCAATCTGTCTAAGAATTGTAAAGGATAACTTAGCATTTATCCCGACTTTGAAGAAAAACTTCACTTTGATGGATGATTTTGACCAGAAATACTTCATCTACCAGCGGTATTATTATGATTTTAGACCTTTGCCACACTTTAATGATTTAATCAGTGAAACCTCAGGTGTATGGAGAAATGTCAGTAAAATAGCAGATCTAGTTAACGGGCTATCGGAAGAAAAAATAAATGCGGAGCGATTACTTACGGATCCAAATCCACAAATAGTTGCTTTGGGTGAAATCAAACAAAAATACGATGAACTATTGCAAGTAAAAAATAGATTGGATTTTGCGACGATTCAGCTGACCGCTTATCAGTTGCTCAGTGAAAATCCGGAAATTCTAGAAAAATATCAAGAACTATTTCAGTATATGATGATTGACGAGTATCAAGATAGTGCGACACGTTGCTAATTGAAAAGATTAGCCACTAGCAATTGCTAGGAGAACTAAGAATCTGAAGAGTCGAATGATGGGGTAACGCCCTGAAAGGCTCGCCTAATCCTCCGAATAGCGTTCAATGGTGCAAAACATTGAGGGTTATAAGCTCGGTGAAGTCGGTTGAAGGTCATCCTAACGAGGGTGTCGAGGAAAGCTCTCTGGAGGCAGAGGGTATGGCTGATAGACCGGGGTTCTACAAGATAGTCTAGGGTGAGAAATTAGATGTCACAACCATCTATTGACGAAATTCCGAATGTACGGCTCTAGAGGTATAGCTATTCGAAATGGATAGTCCCGCGTGTCGGGGTTAGTGAGGTAGAGTAAAATTTGTCTTTATGAAATACCTTATGGTGTTACAGGCACCATCCAGCTAACAGGGCTAGAGGAATCACCTACGGACTATGTATGTATAGATAGGATTCTTGGAACGTGGTAAGCCGGTAACGTGGAGGGTTTGCACCCATTGAAGCGGTGGAAGGGAAAGCATATGCATCGAAAGGGTATATGTATAACCTCCTTTATATCGGTGAAGGTAATGGCACAGTACCAGTGAAACTGTGATAACAAGCAGTGGAGGGATAGCCATTAGTCAACTGTTAGAAGACGACATTATTAACACAGAAATTCAGGTTCGAGTATGACTAAGAGAAATGAAAGCTGAAATTACAAACCCAATTTGGGGATGTAAAGAGGTGAGTAATTGACTGAAACCCATGCAAAGTGGGAAACTGTGTAATTGATAATGTAACGAGCTAGCAGTTGATGGGGCGCCGTATGAGGTGAAAGTCTCACGTACGGTGCTAAGCGGGGGAAAAGACGGAGATGACTTCAAACTCTTACCTATCGCAACCCAATTCGATTCAGGAACAATTGATCTTCTTACTATCAAAAACTAATAATATATGTGTGGTTGGTGACGATGACCAGTCAATGTATCGATTCCGTGGTGCTACGATTCGAAATATACTGGAGTTTGAAAATAAATTTAAGAGAGGTGAGTGCAGCGTTATCCACCTTTCCATTAACTATCGTTCGGCTCCTGAGATAATTGAGTTCTACAATAGGTGGATGAAAGAGTACTCAGAAACTCACTTTCAGTGGGATCAGTTTCGAATTGATAAAACAATTTTACCTAGTTCTGGGGAAAGTCGTAAAGAGTTGACACCTCGGGTAATGAAAATAGCCGGAGAGTCGACTGAACAATGGCATGAAAGAATTTTTAGATTCATAAAGATGCTGTCAGATGACGGATACATAAGTAATTACAACCAGGTTGCCTTCTTATTCCGTTCTGTGGCGAAGAAAGAAACTCAGGAACTAGCGAATTATCTTGAAAGCAAAGGAATTCCAGTTTATTCCCCAAGGTCAAAAATGTTCTTCGAACGTGAAGAGATAATGGCAGCTATTGGTGTATTACTTGCAATTTTCGGTGACTATTCGGATGAGCTAGTTGATAGACCTGAGGAATACCTTGAAATGCTAACTGATTATTATGATCGCTGCTTGGATATTGCGGAGCAACTAATGGATGACGATGAAGATTTAGAAGATTGGGTTAGCTATCGAGAAGATGAGTTGGACAACCTTGTTGGAAATACGGATTACGCATTCACACAATTGTTGTATCAAATGTTCAGCTTCGACTACTTCCGAAAGATTATCGATACTGATTTATCATCCGGAGTAGCTGACCAAAGGGCAATCCGAAATCTCGCTATTTTAACAAACGTACTTGCCAAGTATGAAGCAAATGAAAATGTTGACGTCATCTCTGATGTTAAGAAGGATCAGATTGTTTCTAAGCTATTTGAAACGTATTTTAGATTCCTCTTTGGAAGCAATCATGGCGGTGGTGGCATCGAAGAATATCAAGACGAATCTGAATATGCTCCGAGTGGTTGCGTTTCATTTATGACGGTTCATCAATCGAAGGGCATGGAGTTCCCAATCGTTATTACTGATTCCTTATACGACAGGCCCACTGATGATAATCAAGGAGTACTTGAACAGGTATATGATGCCTATTCGCACCGGAAACCGTTTGAACCAACTGATAGGATTAAGTTTTTTGACTTCTGGAGGCGTTATTATGTTGCGTACTCACGGGCTGAGGAATTACTTATTCTAACTACACCAATTCGCACACGTGGTGCTTGGCCGATGCCGGGGAAAATGTTTAAGGAAGCTTTCAACGACCTAGAAGACTATTATGACCATCACTATTCATTTGAAGAGTTTGATTTTAAACCAGTTAAGGCATCAGATTTGAAGCAATCATATGCTTTCACATCTGATATTTCTAAATATGAAAGATGCTCAGTTGAGTATAAGATGTTCCGTGAACTAGGATTCTCTGAAATCCGTGTCGGTTCTACACTTTTTGGCTCCCTAGTTCATCAAACAATAGAAGATATTCATGATGCAATCCTCCGAGATGAAGTATCATCTATTCCAGATAATCTTGAAACGTGGTTTGATAACAATTACCAGGGGCTTGTTCTCAGCGAACATAGTTATCTGGCACCAAAATCAAGAAATGCCGCACTTAAGCATGTCAAAAACTATTTTGAGAATTCTGAAGACCTTTGGAAAAACATCAGGAAAGCTGAAGTTCAGCTTAGCTATCCTATGGAAGATTTTATCTTGAATGGTCAAGTTGATATGATCAAAGGAAAAGGCGATACTGTAGAAATTGTGGACTTTAAAACAGGGGATAGGCCGGAACCTGGTGATGAATCTCTCATTAATTATGAAAAACAACTTCAGGTTTATGCAAGGCTAGTTGAGGTTAAGGAAAATGTCACTGTTTCAAAATTAAAGCTCTACTATCCAAGTGACCAAGAAAATCCAATTATTGAATTTGAAAAAAACAGCCAACAAATTGATAGTATAATTGAAGAATTCACGGATGTAGTTCATAAGATTGAAAAGAAAGAATTTAATCAACGAACGACAAATTATTCTGTTTGTCGCGAGTGTGATATGCGATTCTATTGCAACAGAATCAAACCAAAATAATCTAGGAGGAATTAGCTCGTGAATAAAGAATTACAAAAATTACTGCTTTCAAAAGAAGAATACGTAGTAGAGGCAACACTTAACAAAAACTTGGTGGGGCAGCTTGCACGAAATTACGACACTGGGCTTTTGAATATCCTTCAATCAAACGAAAAGATTAAAGCTCACTTTTTCTCTTCAACTGATGGGGGACTTATTTTTAAGCTTGACGTTTTTCTTCAGTTCTTGAATAACAAGGCATTTTTGCCTGACAGTTATACAATTTATAAACAAAAAATTGGACTAGCATATAAGGGTGAGGTAGATTTACTTTCACAAAATAAAGAAATTGTCCTTAACTGGCCCTACAAGGATTGTATTCTTGAAGGTGGGCAACACAAGGAAGATGCGAAGCGAGATGAATTATTTTTCAATGAAGTTTTGTCACCAACAGAGGTGACCAGGTTGATGGAACCAAAAGCTTTTTCAAATTTTGTTCTACATGATTCGACAGGTGTTTCAAAATTAGAAAACATTTCAGGTGAGGAAAACTTAATAATAAAAGGCAACAACCTTTTAGCTCTGTCCAGTCTAAAAGAAAAATTCGCGGGAAAAATTAAATTGATTTATATCGATCCACCGTATTATTTCAACGCCAATAAGTCTGAGGATACTTTTCGATACAATTCAAATTTCAAATTATCAACTTGGTTGGTTTTTATGAAAAATCGTCTAGAACTCGCA
This window harbors:
- a CDS encoding helix-turn-helix domain-containing protein; protein product: MSKTELKDAAKVSSNVIAKMGKNQSVSIESIIKIFLTLRVDIDDVVSIVKD
- a CDS encoding UvrD-helicase domain-containing protein, which codes for MAKVTPNKDQQKAIDTIDGPVLISAGPGTGKTATLVNRYANMVNNHRIKPENILMATFTEKAAKEIITRISSVIPDFDLNDVYIGTFHSICLRIVKDNLAFIPTLKKNFTLMDDFDQKYFIYQRYYYDFRPLPHFNDLISETSGVWRNVSKIADLVNGLSEEKINAERLLTDPNPQIVALGEIKQKYDELLQVKNRLDFATIQLTAYQLLSENPEILEKYQELFQYMMIDEYQDSATRC
- a CDS encoding PD-(D/E)XK nuclease family protein, coding for MKEYSETHFQWDQFRIDKTILPSSGESRKELTPRVMKIAGESTEQWHERIFRFIKMLSDDGYISNYNQVAFLFRSVAKKETQELANYLESKGIPVYSPRSKMFFEREEIMAAIGVLLAIFGDYSDELVDRPEEYLEMLTDYYDRCLDIAEQLMDDDEDLEDWVSYREDELDNLVGNTDYAFTQLLYQMFSFDYFRKIIDTDLSSGVADQRAIRNLAILTNVLAKYEANENVDVISDVKKDQIVSKLFETYFRFLFGSNHGGGGIEEYQDESEYAPSGCVSFMTVHQSKGMEFPIVITDSLYDRPTDDNQGVLEQVYDAYSHRKPFEPTDRIKFFDFWRRYYVAYSRAEELLILTTPIRTRGAWPMPGKMFKEAFNDLEDYYDHHYSFEEFDFKPVKASDLKQSYAFTSDISKYERCSVEYKMFRELGFSEIRVGSTLFGSLVHQTIEDIHDAILRDEVSSIPDNLETWFDNNYQGLVLSEHSYLAPKSRNAALKHVKNYFENSEDLWKNIRKAEVQLSYPMEDFILNGQVDMIKGKGDTVEIVDFKTGDRPEPGDESLINYEKQLQVYARLVEVKENVTVSKLKLYYPSDQENPIIEFEKNSQQIDSIIEEFTDVVHKIEKKEFNQRTTNYSVCRECDMRFYCNRIKPK